A region of Vitis vinifera cultivar Pinot Noir 40024 chromosome 13, ASM3070453v1 DNA encodes the following proteins:
- the LOC109123750 gene encoding uncharacterized protein LOC109123750 — protein MNSTSSISANVNNIPVPNDTNFKKWKEHVIIVLGCMDLDFALREDRPSDLTSASTAKQRSTMEKWERSNRMSLMIMKHSIPEAIRGAIPEETQAKAFLDQIAN, from the coding sequence atgaattcaaCATCTTCTATATCTGCAAATGTTAATAACATTCCTGTGCCTAACGACacaaatttcaagaaatggaaagagCACGTTATAATTGTGCTCGGGTGCATGGATTTAGACTTTGCATTAAGGGAGGATCGCCCTTCAGATCTTACTAGTGCCAGCACTGCTAAGCAAAGGTctactatggaaaaatgggagcgATCCAATCGCATGAGTTTAATGATTATGAAACACTCAATTCCAGAAGCAATAAGGGGTGCAATACCTGAGGAAACCCAAGCCAAGGCATTCTTGGACCAGATAGCAAACTGA